One Algoriphagus sp. Y33 genomic window, AGCTTCAGGAGTGAAATTGTAGCCGAAATTAATGTTTCTTACCTTGATGAAGGTTGCGTCAAAATATTCCATAGAGCTGGCATACTTGGCGCTCTCCTGATTCACATTCGGTCTAGGGTAGTCATTACTAGGGTTATTCGGTGTCCAATAGTTCACGTCCAAGTTATTATACCTTCCCGCCAAGGAGTTATTTCCTGTATGAAACTGGGATCTTAACATGGATCCGAATCTACCGAAAATAAAGAAGGAGAAATCAAACCCCTTGTAACTAAATCTATTGGTCATTCCAAGCGAGAAATCTGCTACAGCTGACCCCAAAAATTGCCTGTCTTCAGAATTGATCACCCCGTCACCGTTGAAATCTTCGATTTTGATCTCACCCGGAACACTTCCATAAGCCGTAGCTTCGTCTATTTCGTCCAGTTGCCAGATTCCTATTTTCTTTAGATCATAGAAAATAGTCAGCGGTTGGCCTATAAATCTGCCCGCACCGATATCATCTCCATTTGGCAGGGATATGATTTCCTCGGTATTTTTAGTGAATATCAAGTCTGTAGACCAAATAAAGTCTCCCTTTTCTATATTTAGGGTGGAGAGACTAAGTTCGATACCGCGGTTTTGTGTCTCACCAATATTGGTGATATATCCCTGAAACCCTGTGGAACCAGGTAGCGGCTGTGGCGCCAGTAGATCAGAGGTATTGGTGATATAGTATTCCAAAGATCCGAAAATTCGACTATTCCAAATTGCGAAATCCAATCCTGCATTAAAGGAGGTGGATGTTTCCCATCTCAAATCAGGATTACCGATGGATCTTGGACGATAGCCAAAAGCACCACTGTTTTCATATGCATAGCTGGTTCTGCCCAGAAGTGCCTGTGTTTGGTAGGGATCTATAGCTTGGTTACCGATTGACCCATAAGAAACCCTCATCTTCAGCTGATCTATTGTGGAAGAATTCTGCATAAAGCTCTCCGAGTGGATATTCCAGCCCAGTGCTACTGAGGGGAAGTATCCAAAGCGATTATTTGCACCGAATTTTGAACTTCCATCTGCTCTTAGGGTAGCGGTAAACAGGTATTTGTTTTTGTAATCATAGTTTAACCTTCCCATAAAAGACATCAAAGACCATTCGATTAAGTTTGTGTTGGCACCTGTGATTTGTGAAGCATCGCCTAGCCTATCGAAGAATTGGGATTCAGCAGGAATTCCCAGCACACTGACTGTAGTCTGCTCATATTTGTCTTTTTGTATGGATTGAAGTGCTGTGAAATTCAGGTTATGCACTTGGTTAAATGTTTTGGTATAATTCAGGATGTTCTCTACCGTATAGTTAAAAGTAAATCGATCGTCCACACTGCCGGTGGCATCACCGCCACGACGGGCATTGGTTTGCGAACCTGTAAATCTTCCATTTCTGCTGATGGTTATATCCGGCCCGAAAACAAATCTATAGGTCAGTCCGGGAATAATATCATAGTTGGCGAAGATGCTGTTGAAGATTCTGTAGTTTTTGGTTAGGTCTACTTGAGCACCGGGTACGATTTCCGCAAAAGGATTGGTTCTCAGACCATCAGAGGTGGGAAGGAAAATCAAATTCCCTTCATCATCGTATGGTTTGCCCAATGGGTTTTCTGCCAGAGCTCCTCCCAAAGGGTTAAAATTCTCTCCGTTGCGCTCGCTGAAAGAAACCAAAGTGGAAGTTCCGAATTTGATTTTCTTATTGATTTGATGATCAATATTTGCGCGGAAAGTATACCGTGTAAAATCCTGATTAATGATTACCCCTTTATCCTTGAAGAAGTTGCCGGATACAAAGAAGGTTGTCTTATCACTACCGCCACTCACACCTATTTGATGACTCTGAATAGCTCCAGTTCTCATTAATCCTCCTACATAATCGGTACTTCTGCCGGTAGCAATACCGTCTAATTCAATCGGCTCAAAAAGAGATTCATCACTTGCAGGTGTTGCAGGACCTTCCGGATATTCTCCACTAGCCCGTCGTGACTCTCTTTTGTATTCTGCGAATTCGGCACCATTCATTACATCGATTTTTCCCAGCTCATTGTTGATTCCATAATAGGAGTCAAATGACACAACGGTTTTGCCCACTGTTCCTCTTTTGGTAGTGATCAACACTACACCATTGGAACCCCTGGAACCATAGATAGCTGTAGCCGATGCATCCTTAAGTACCTCCATGGAAGTAATGTCCTGTGGATTTATATCATTTATTCCACCCGTTATCGGAATACCATCAATGACATAAAGTGGTTCATTGGAAGCATTAAAGGATCTTCTACCTCTGATTCGCACTTGGGGGGCAGACCCTGGCTTGGATCCTGGTTGAGTCACATCCACACCTGCTGCCCGACCCTGCAGTGCCTGTCTTGCATCGGTGATCGGCAATTCTTGAATTTCTTTGGATCCTACAGAGGAAATTGCCCCTGTAAGCTGGCTTTTTTTGGCCGTACCATATCCCACGACCACCACTTCTTCCAGATCTCCCAGGTCAGGGACTAAGTTGACATCAATTACAGATTGATTTCCTACGAGTATTTCCATAGGAGTATATCCAATAAAAGAGATGATTAGGGTACCATTGGGAGGACTTGCGATACTGTACTTTCCATCCAGATCTGAAGTGGTTCCTACAGTAGTACCTTTGACTAAGATGGTAGCGCCGGGTAAAGGTTGACCGGTTTCATCGTGAACTGTACCAGTCACTTGTGATTCTTGTGCCCAGCTATAGGAGACGCTGAGCAGCAAAAATAACACTACCCGCAGATGCGTGTAAATTTTTGATTGCATAGTAAAATGGGTTTGTTGTTAATAATAAATTAGCTTCAAAGCGGGGAGAAAGCTTTGCATTTCTGTGTAAACTGGCAGACCCCTACGCTATGATGAAGTCAAGTTAGCTTGTTTAAACCCTATTTTCAAGAGGATAAGCGGTTGACTTACGCAATCGATTGCGTTGACAGTGAACAGAGAGTCTGAATGAAAAGACTTCCGGTACCTACTATAGATTCAATCTTGGTGAAGAATCTGTGATATAGCACATTACAAAGTATTTAAAACCTTCGCTTTGCAAAAAAAACACCTGCAAGAATGATCCGGCAGGTGTTACTTAGTTGAGGTTGGTTTTTACATCATATGAATATCTGCAATGACATCGGTAGCCTATCTTTTCCCTGGTACGAAAGTATGGAAGATGGGTGACAGAAGAACTGGAGGACCCACTACGGGGGAGCTTGCCGCTGGGATCTAAAAACTAAAGATCACAAAATCTTATGCTGCTTTTGTCTACTTACTGGCAGAAAGCTGCCGATAATGGCAGTTAGTTTAGTGGCTTGATTTTGACGTTTTTGAAACTTACTTCATCTCCATGATCCTGGAGAAGGATATAGCCTTCCTCAGCTTCGCCAAACTTATCCCATTTTGCGTACTTACTGATCGCAACCAGATCCCGGTATTCCTTTGAACCTCTTTCATATTCTACCACTTTCACGCCGTTGAGGTAATGAGTGACCTTATTGTCCGGAGTCACCACTACTCTGCCTTTGTTCCATTCTCCCACAGGTTTGATAAACCTGCCGTTCTTATCAGCTTTGATAAGGTCATATAGAGATGCCATCGTACGGTTCCCATCTCTTCCCATTTTTGCATCGGGATGCTTATCATCATCCAATACCTGGTATTCAAGTCCTATTGCAGAGCCTTGATTGCCTTCGGTCAGCGTTACAAAATATTTTACACCGGAATTAGCACCTTCTGTAAGTCTGAATTCAAATGCCAAGTCAAAAGCCGAAAATTTCTCCTTGGTTACAATGTCACCGGCATTGGCAGA contains:
- a CDS encoding TonB-dependent receptor, which gives rise to MQSKIYTHLRVVLFLLLSVSYSWAQESQVTGTVHDETGQPLPGATILVKGTTVGTTSDLDGKYSIASPPNGTLIISFIGYTPMEILVGNQSVIDVNLVPDLGDLEEVVVVGYGTAKKSQLTGAISSVGSKEIQELPITDARQALQGRAAGVDVTQPGSKPGSAPQVRIRGRRSFNASNEPLYVIDGIPITGGINDINPQDITSMEVLKDASATAIYGSRGSNGVVLITTKRGTVGKTVVSFDSYYGINNELGKIDVMNGAEFAEYKRESRRASGEYPEGPATPASDESLFEPIELDGIATGRSTDYVGGLMRTGAIQSHQIGVSGGSDKTTFFVSGNFFKDKGVIINQDFTRYTFRANIDHQINKKIKFGTSTLVSFSERNGENFNPLGGALAENPLGKPYDDEGNLIFLPTSDGLRTNPFAEIVPGAQVDLTKNYRIFNSIFANYDIIPGLTYRFVFGPDITISRNGRFTGSQTNARRGGDATGSVDDRFTFNYTVENILNYTKTFNQVHNLNFTALQSIQKDKYEQTTVSVLGIPAESQFFDRLGDASQITGANTNLIEWSLMSFMGRLNYDYKNKYLFTATLRADGSSKFGANNRFGYFPSVALGWNIHSESFMQNSSTIDQLKMRVSYGSIGNQAIDPYQTQALLGRTSYAYENSGAFGYRPRSIGNPDLRWETSTSFNAGLDFAIWNSRIFGSLEYYITNTSDLLAPQPLPGSTGFQGYITNIGETQNRGIELSLSTLNIEKGDFIWSTDLIFTKNTEEIISLPNGDDIGAGRFIGQPLTIFYDLKKIGIWQLDEIDEATAYGSVPGEIKIEDFNGDGVINSEDRQFLGSAVADFSLGMTNRFSYKGFDFSFFIFGRFGSMLRSQFHTGNNSLAGRYNNLDVNYWTPNNPSNDYPRPNVNQESAKYASSMEYFDATFIKVRNINFGYNFTPEAAKRIGMTSLRIYSSIQQPFIFANYRSEHKGIDPEVFLDGEQGITAGAVNANVSPAVTSFTFGINAKF